The following proteins are co-located in the Paludibaculum fermentans genome:
- a CDS encoding hybrid sensor histidine kinase/response regulator, with translation MAQEWGRAVGTAYSGAAPADAFETPLRTVFEAAPQAILLVDSKGLILQANGGAESLFGYTRAEMEGHPVEMLLPGRDDDANPDSRIHYFLTGEYLQPEQGADYAGRRKGGTEFPVAIELRRSSWKGTPIVIAFISDITQRKKLESRLIEVQRIEVAGHLVASIVHDFNNLLTIINGHNHILLDQLPRIDPLSENSREIQNAVQRSSGLVKELLSFSRRQCAPAQKTTPLNGAIYDMDGMIRRLLPPNLELTFRLSPRAGFVAAERGRIDQVLVNLVLNARDALRGRGGKIHISTRRAWLNPGESHARSGPYAVLSVTDNGCGMDAIAQARLFEPFFTTKQGGTGLGLATVQRIVHQAGGLIRVKSSLNRGTTFTICLPRVEGEVETLPTTAANASSGTETILLVEDEEGIRRLITSILRKRGYRVLEAAGGKEAEKILQAHNGIIDLLLTDVNLPDSAGGAIAERLLALQPGLKVLYISGHSEEQALKRGLVAPGARFLPKPFTVDELARRVRGTLDDA, from the coding sequence ATGGCTCAAGAATGGGGCCGCGCCGTAGGCACAGCCTATTCCGGCGCAGCACCTGCGGATGCATTTGAAACGCCGTTGCGGACAGTCTTCGAGGCCGCTCCGCAGGCGATTCTGCTGGTTGATTCCAAAGGCTTGATCCTGCAGGCGAATGGGGGGGCGGAGAGTCTATTCGGTTACACTCGCGCCGAGATGGAAGGCCATCCCGTCGAGATGCTGCTGCCCGGCCGCGACGACGACGCCAATCCGGATTCACGCATTCACTACTTCCTGACGGGAGAATATCTCCAGCCGGAGCAAGGCGCCGACTACGCAGGAAGGCGCAAAGGCGGCACCGAATTTCCCGTAGCCATCGAACTGCGCCGGTCGTCCTGGAAAGGGACGCCAATTGTAATTGCTTTCATTTCCGACATCACGCAGCGCAAAAAGCTCGAAAGCCGCCTCATCGAGGTGCAGCGCATTGAAGTCGCCGGCCACCTGGTCGCCAGCATCGTGCACGACTTCAACAACCTGCTCACGATCATCAACGGGCACAACCACATCCTGCTCGATCAATTGCCGCGGATCGACCCGCTCAGCGAGAACTCGCGCGAAATCCAGAATGCCGTGCAGCGTTCCTCCGGCCTGGTGAAGGAACTGCTTTCGTTCAGTCGCCGCCAGTGCGCTCCCGCACAAAAAACTACACCCCTCAACGGTGCGATCTACGACATGGACGGCATGATCCGCCGCCTGTTGCCGCCCAATCTCGAACTGACTTTCCGCCTTTCCCCACGTGCCGGGTTCGTCGCGGCGGAGCGTGGCCGCATCGACCAGGTGCTGGTCAATCTGGTCCTGAATGCGAGGGACGCCCTGCGAGGCCGTGGCGGGAAAATCCATATATCCACGCGGCGTGCGTGGCTCAACCCAGGAGAGTCGCACGCCCGCTCCGGCCCTTACGCCGTACTTTCCGTGACAGACAATGGCTGCGGCATGGACGCGATCGCCCAGGCCCGCCTGTTTGAGCCCTTCTTTACGACAAAACAGGGAGGCACCGGACTGGGGCTGGCTACGGTCCAGCGGATTGTTCACCAGGCCGGGGGTCTCATTCGGGTGAAGAGCAGCCTGAATCGTGGTACAACATTCACCATCTGCCTTCCACGCGTGGAGGGTGAGGTGGAGACTTTGCCCACAACCGCTGCTAACGCTTCGTCCGGCACCGAAACCATCCTGCTTGTCGAGGATGAGGAGGGGATCCGGCGGCTGATTACCAGCATCCTGCGCAAACGCGGCTATCGGGTGCTGGAGGCGGCCGGCGGCAAAGAGGCAGAGAAGATCTTACAGGCCCATAACGGGATCATCGATCTTCTCCTTACAGACGTGAATCTGCCCGATTCCGCTGGAGGTGCGATCGCCGAACGCCTGCTGGCCCTGCAGCCCGGGCTCAAAGTTCTCTACATCTCCGGCCACTCCGAAGAGCAGGCACTCAAGCGCGGCCTGGTCGCCCCGGGCGCTCGCTTTCTGCCGAAGCCATTTACCGTGGATGAGCTGGCGCGCCGCGTCCGTGGCACCTTGGACGACGCCTAG
- a CDS encoding NUDIX hydrolase — protein MTTRENLISQLRAYSAFNPHEETMRVRILAFVEQHPDCFERSLLIGHVTASAWVLSQDRKETLLVHHARLDKWLQPGGHCDGNPDVLGSAMREVLEETGVAAVPAGSGIFDVDAHDIPARKKEPAHVHYDVRFLLVADRAIPLVVSEESRDVAWVPLDEVRLLNTDQSVLRLVEKTQQGGSGAGDGPVE, from the coding sequence ATGACCACCCGCGAAAACCTGATCAGTCAACTGCGCGCGTACAGCGCCTTCAACCCGCACGAAGAGACGATGCGTGTGCGTATCCTGGCGTTCGTTGAGCAGCATCCCGATTGCTTTGAGCGGTCGCTGCTGATCGGCCACGTGACGGCGTCCGCCTGGGTGCTGAGCCAGGACCGGAAGGAGACGCTGCTGGTGCATCACGCGCGGCTGGACAAGTGGCTGCAACCGGGCGGACATTGCGACGGGAATCCGGACGTCCTGGGTTCCGCGATGCGGGAAGTGTTGGAGGAGACGGGTGTGGCGGCCGTGCCAGCGGGCAGTGGGATTTTCGATGTGGATGCCCATGATATTCCCGCCCGGAAAAAGGAGCCGGCGCATGTTCATTACGATGTCCGCTTTCTGCTGGTGGCGGACCGGGCCATCCCGCTGGTGGTGAGTGAGGAGTCACGTGACGTGGCCTGGGTGCCTCTCGATGAGGTGCGGCTGCTGAATACGGATCAGTCGGTGCTGCGGCTGGTGGAGAAGACCCAGCAGGGAGGCAGCGGCGCTGGTGACGGCCCGGTGGAGTGA
- a CDS encoding phytoene desaturase family protein, with protein sequence MHSGQFDAIVIGAGHNGLTCAAYLGKAGRQDGRKTLDEIVRFSTHDARRFPAYEAHLEKLAQVAESRLFTTPPPFPPGGLGALLEWLRLAGWIRGLSTAEMTGRVKIFSMSASDFLDEWFESPEVKVTLATDGVIGANGGPRSPGTAYILLHHCMGGVAGQRGLWGFVRGGMGAVASALAASAKEHGATILTDAPVAQIIVRYGKARGVVLHSGDECQAPVVASNLDPKRTFLELLDPALLPPDFTASIRQFRCEGTSLKINFALRGLPQFTGYPGAPLPLHGATMHICPSIEYVERAWDDAKYGRPSQRPLIELTIPTVYDPSLAPAGHHVMGAFLQYSPDTLQPPTATRGGFDDGSGSTSWDDLREPYGSHVLDLIAEYCPNIRDVVVDMQVLTPLDLERRFGLTGGNIFHGEMSFEQMFVMRPVAGWARYRTPVPGLYLCGSGAHPGGGVMGAPGYNCAREVLKHA encoded by the coding sequence ATGCACTCGGGCCAATTCGATGCGATCGTGATTGGCGCAGGCCACAACGGCCTCACCTGCGCGGCATACCTGGGGAAAGCCGGCAGGCAGGATGGCCGGAAGACCCTCGACGAAATCGTCAGATTCTCAACACACGATGCCCGGAGGTTCCCCGCCTACGAGGCCCACCTGGAGAAGCTGGCCCAGGTGGCCGAAAGCCGCCTGTTCACCACGCCGCCGCCATTCCCGCCAGGCGGGTTGGGCGCGCTGCTGGAATGGCTGCGCCTGGCCGGCTGGATCCGCGGCCTCAGCACCGCTGAAATGACGGGCCGGGTGAAGATCTTCTCGATGAGCGCCAGCGACTTCCTGGATGAGTGGTTCGAATCGCCCGAGGTAAAGGTCACGCTCGCGACAGACGGGGTGATCGGCGCCAACGGCGGCCCTCGCTCGCCCGGCACGGCATACATCCTGCTGCACCACTGCATGGGCGGCGTGGCCGGCCAGCGCGGCCTGTGGGGCTTCGTGCGCGGCGGCATGGGCGCTGTTGCATCGGCCCTCGCCGCTTCGGCAAAGGAGCACGGCGCAACGATCCTAACTGACGCACCGGTGGCGCAGATTATTGTCCGGTACGGGAAAGCCCGGGGCGTCGTGCTCCATAGTGGTGACGAGTGCCAGGCGCCCGTGGTTGCATCCAACCTCGATCCCAAGAGAACCTTTCTCGAACTCCTCGATCCCGCGCTCCTGCCCCCCGATTTCACCGCCTCCATCCGGCAATTCCGCTGCGAAGGAACCTCTCTCAAGATCAACTTCGCCTTGCGCGGCCTGCCCCAGTTCACCGGCTATCCCGGAGCGCCGCTCCCCCTGCATGGCGCCACCATGCACATCTGCCCTTCCATCGAATATGTGGAGCGCGCGTGGGACGACGCCAAATATGGCCGCCCATCGCAGCGGCCGCTGATCGAACTCACCATCCCGACGGTGTACGACCCATCGCTGGCGCCGGCCGGCCATCACGTGATGGGCGCGTTCCTGCAGTACTCTCCTGATACGCTGCAGCCGCCCACGGCTACGCGCGGCGGCTTCGACGACGGCAGCGGCTCAACATCCTGGGACGACTTGCGCGAGCCTTACGGCAGCCACGTCCTCGACCTCATCGCCGAGTACTGCCCCAACATCCGCGATGTCGTCGTAGACATGCAGGTACTTACTCCGCTCGACCTGGAGCGCCGCTTCGGTCTCACTGGAGGTAATATCTTTCATGGTGAAATGAGCTTTGAACAGATGTTCGTCATGCGTCCCGTGGCGGGGTGGGCCCGATATCGGACGCCGGTCCCTGGGCTGTATTTGTGTGGCTCCGGCGCCCATCCCGGCGGCGGAGTCATGGGCGCGCCCGGCTACAATTGCGCTCGCGAGGTATTGAAGCACGCATGA
- a CDS encoding alpha/beta fold hydrolase, which yields MRLRWVALPVAAAVVAAGAWYLIGPSRQVEPRDTGAPGRTIVLHDGRRVGVVERGDPGGRPVFYFHGFLGSRLEMIANEQLLRRFGIRWIGIDRPGVGLSPIDDVGNYADWAIDAGELAEQLGAPKFSVLGWSAGAPLALAIAARLPDRVDLVAIAAPITVMDVEELRLEAPRGWMFQVRLAGWMPGLMGRRLQQLDARRQLNPRQFELDRAAEEVPSDAKALRQEEMVEIMMADRAEAFRQGTSGLVHDMLLMSRDWGFEYESIRVPVRIWHGEQDRIASIKNAEYLAGVIPGAEFVPVKNAGHYVALTQAEAIIKWLARR from the coding sequence ATGAGACTTCGTTGGGTGGCATTGCCGGTTGCCGCTGCAGTCGTGGCGGCCGGCGCCTGGTACCTCATCGGACCCAGCCGGCAAGTTGAACCGCGCGACACCGGCGCCCCGGGCCGGACAATCGTGCTGCACGACGGACGCCGCGTCGGCGTTGTCGAACGCGGCGACCCAGGCGGCCGCCCGGTCTTTTACTTCCACGGCTTCCTGGGCTCCCGCCTGGAGATGATCGCCAACGAGCAACTGCTGCGGCGCTTCGGCATCCGCTGGATCGGCATCGACCGGCCCGGCGTTGGCCTATCTCCGATCGATGATGTCGGCAATTACGCGGATTGGGCCATCGACGCCGGTGAACTCGCTGAACAATTGGGGGCGCCAAAGTTCAGTGTCCTCGGCTGGTCGGCCGGCGCGCCCCTTGCCCTGGCCATCGCCGCCCGCCTGCCGGACCGCGTCGACCTCGTAGCCATCGCCGCCCCCATCACCGTCATGGATGTCGAGGAACTGCGCCTGGAAGCCCCACGCGGCTGGATGTTCCAGGTCCGCCTCGCCGGCTGGATGCCCGGCCTCATGGGCCGCCGCCTGCAACAACTGGACGCGCGCCGGCAGTTGAATCCACGCCAGTTCGAGTTGGATCGCGCCGCGGAAGAAGTGCCCTCCGATGCCAAGGCGCTCAGACAGGAGGAAATGGTGGAGATAATGATGGCCGATCGCGCCGAAGCGTTCCGCCAGGGCACCTCCGGCCTGGTTCACGACATGCTCCTGATGAGCCGCGACTGGGGCTTCGAATATGAATCCATCCGGGTTCCGGTGCGAATCTGGCACGGAGAACAGGACCGCATCGCTTCCATCAAGAACGCGGAATACCTGGCGGGCGTCATTCCGGGCGCCGAGTTCGTCCCCGTCAAGAACGCCGGCCACTACGTCGCACTGACTCAGGCCGAGGCCATCATCAAGTGGTTGGCCCGTCGTTAG
- a CDS encoding DedA family protein, which produces MEIIQHWITQYGYFGIAALLALGIVGLPIPDETLLTFAGYLIFKGELKALPTGLAALAGSMSGITISYVLGRTTGYPLLHKYGRYVRISQKEIDKVHDFYHRTGGLALTFGYFIAGVRHLTAYVAGASKLEWPIFAAFAYGGALLWASTFLTLGYLLGERWGTILEAAHRFGLVAGLVLGAAAAGYGWWWWRRRSRARANDGPTT; this is translated from the coding sequence ATGGAGATCATTCAGCACTGGATCACGCAATACGGCTATTTCGGCATCGCAGCCCTGCTGGCGCTGGGCATTGTGGGCTTGCCGATTCCCGACGAAACCCTACTGACGTTCGCCGGCTACCTGATCTTTAAGGGCGAACTGAAGGCGCTGCCCACCGGGCTGGCTGCACTGGCCGGCAGTATGTCCGGGATCACGATCAGCTACGTCCTGGGCCGGACGACCGGGTATCCGCTGCTGCACAAGTATGGACGCTATGTCAGGATCTCGCAGAAGGAGATCGACAAGGTCCACGACTTCTACCACCGGACGGGCGGGCTGGCGCTCACCTTCGGCTACTTCATCGCCGGCGTGCGCCACCTGACGGCGTATGTCGCTGGAGCCTCGAAGCTGGAGTGGCCGATTTTCGCAGCCTTTGCCTACGGCGGAGCGCTGCTGTGGGCGAGCACCTTCCTGACGCTGGGCTACCTGTTGGGCGAACGCTGGGGCACGATTCTGGAGGCCGCGCATCGCTTTGGGCTGGTGGCCGGTCTCGTATTGGGTGCGGCAGCCGCGGGTTACGGCTGGTGGTGGTGGCGGCGCAGGTCCCGAGCCAGGGCTAACGACGGGCCAACCACTTGA
- a CDS encoding GNAT family N-acetyltransferase codes for MDPITIRLADPADAEFLVRGNATMALETEHLSLDLDRLRDGVHALFEDTSRGVYYLAEVKGRRVGQMMITYEWSDWRNGMFWWIQSVWVEPEFRGQGIFKALYAHVEQLARADAGVCGLRLYVEQDNERAQGTYVRCGMKRTAYQMFEADFVLNRTE; via the coding sequence ATGGATCCGATCACAATCCGGTTGGCCGATCCGGCCGACGCAGAATTCCTGGTGCGCGGCAACGCGACGATGGCGCTGGAGACCGAGCATCTGTCGCTGGATCTCGACCGCCTGCGCGATGGCGTCCACGCGCTGTTTGAAGATACTTCGCGCGGGGTCTACTACTTGGCGGAAGTGAAGGGCCGGCGGGTGGGCCAGATGATGATCACCTACGAGTGGTCGGACTGGCGCAACGGCATGTTCTGGTGGATCCAGAGCGTGTGGGTGGAGCCCGAGTTCCGCGGACAGGGCATCTTCAAGGCGCTGTATGCGCATGTGGAGCAACTGGCGCGCGCCGATGCCGGAGTGTGCGGGCTGCGGCTCTATGTCGAGCAGGACAACGAGCGGGCGCAGGGTACCTATGTCCGCTGCGGCATGAAACGTACGGCGTATCAGATGTTCGAAGCGGACTTTGTGTTGAACCGCACGGAGTAG
- a CDS encoding NHL repeat-containing protein, translating to MSNPITRRVFVSALAAAPAVLAGDKSGLKRPMTGNGAYMFEVIHDWGELPRTIKYGNTHGVGVDSQGHVYVHHTVHATSESEDTMVVFDKKGKFVRSWGKEFKGGAHGLTLRKEGRDEFLYLCDTKRALVGKYTLKGDKVWETGYPSESPGYKPGADGKKQKFSPTNLAVAPNGDVYVGDGYGSSYINVYNAKGEWKFSFGGKGKAAGQLDCPHGIAFDHQAKEPRILVADRSNRRLQYFSLDGKHLGFGGEGDVKMPCHFDQRKGLLLVPDLEARVTLMDTSYKAVAQLGEDDTNTWSKLRKEPRDKFIPGKFICPHSACFDRDGNIFVVEWVEVGRVTKLRRVA from the coding sequence ATGTCCAATCCAATCACCCGCCGTGTTTTTGTTTCCGCCCTGGCGGCGGCGCCCGCCGTGCTGGCCGGCGATAAATCGGGCCTGAAGAGGCCCATGACGGGCAATGGCGCGTACATGTTCGAGGTGATCCACGACTGGGGCGAGCTGCCGCGGACGATCAAGTACGGGAACACGCACGGTGTAGGCGTCGATTCGCAGGGACATGTGTATGTGCACCACACGGTGCATGCGACCTCTGAGTCGGAGGACACGATGGTGGTCTTCGACAAGAAGGGTAAGTTCGTGCGGAGCTGGGGCAAGGAGTTCAAGGGCGGAGCGCACGGCCTGACGCTGCGTAAGGAAGGCCGCGACGAGTTCCTCTACCTCTGCGATACCAAGCGCGCCCTGGTGGGCAAGTACACGCTGAAGGGCGACAAGGTGTGGGAGACGGGCTATCCGTCGGAGTCGCCGGGCTACAAGCCGGGGGCGGACGGGAAGAAGCAGAAGTTCAGCCCGACCAACCTGGCGGTGGCGCCCAACGGGGACGTGTATGTAGGCGACGGGTACGGGTCGAGCTACATCAACGTGTACAACGCGAAGGGCGAGTGGAAGTTCTCGTTCGGCGGCAAGGGCAAGGCGGCGGGGCAGCTGGATTGCCCGCACGGCATCGCCTTTGACCACCAGGCGAAGGAGCCGCGGATTCTGGTGGCGGATCGCAGCAACCGGCGGCTGCAGTACTTCTCGCTGGACGGCAAGCACCTGGGTTTCGGCGGCGAGGGCGACGTGAAGATGCCCTGCCACTTCGACCAGCGCAAGGGCCTGCTGCTGGTGCCGGACCTGGAAGCGCGCGTCACGCTGATGGACACCAGCTACAAGGCGGTGGCGCAGTTGGGCGAGGACGATACGAACACCTGGAGCAAACTGCGCAAGGAGCCGCGCGACAAATTCATCCCCGGCAAGTTCATCTGTCCGCATTCGGCGTGCTTCGACAGAGACGGGAACATTTTTGTGGTCGAATGGGTTGAGGTCGGCCGGGTCACGAAGCTGCGGCGAGTGGCTTAG
- a CDS encoding fasciclin domain-containing protein, which produces MKRFLSVFGLLAVSAFAAQAADIVDTAVSAGSFKTLVAAVKAAGLVETLKSPGPFTVFAPTDEAFAKLPAGTVEGLLKDPEKLKKILTYHVVAGKVMAADVVKLKSAKTVEGENVKITVAGSKVMVNQANVVKTDIACDNGVIHVIDTVIMPKK; this is translated from the coding sequence ATGAAGCGATTTCTGTCTGTATTTGGGCTGCTGGCTGTCTCGGCGTTCGCCGCGCAGGCGGCCGATATTGTCGATACCGCGGTGAGCGCGGGCAGTTTCAAGACTTTGGTGGCCGCGGTGAAGGCTGCGGGCCTGGTGGAGACCTTGAAGAGCCCCGGACCGTTCACGGTGTTCGCACCGACGGATGAGGCCTTTGCCAAGCTGCCGGCGGGCACGGTGGAGGGGCTGCTGAAGGATCCGGAGAAGCTGAAGAAAATCCTCACCTACCATGTGGTGGCCGGCAAGGTCATGGCGGCGGATGTGGTCAAGCTGAAAAGCGCCAAAACCGTGGAAGGCGAAAACGTCAAAATCACGGTGGCCGGCTCGAAGGTGATGGTCAACCAGGCGAATGTGGTGAAGACAGATATTGCCTGCGACAATGGCGTGATTCACGTGATCGACACCGTGATTATGCCGAAGAAGTAG
- a CDS encoding ABC transporter permease, with protein MRFTYTVTTAASLAVASLRAHKLRSFLTLLGVIIGVSSVVIVGAAIEGLGNYAEETTSKVFGSDGYQIGQLLQVGRMSRRERIEKLKYNHQIRQDDYAYLRQTTGDQVLYSPYRLRAEDIHFESRLLESTSIIGVSANLAEIREVNLTDGRFFTEQEEHNKIAVAVIGEDVRTEFFPDRSPLGKIIKISGYEFTIIGVQEKIGSAGGQSQDNVAFIPATVFNRLYGPEKSILLFARARPETGLTLEQALDLSRVALRTRFKARPGKPDNFDTITPDSIREFIGRIMGLIGAVVVPITCISLVVGGIVIMNIMLVSVTERTREIGVRKSLGARRTDLMLQFLLEAVFLSAIGGLIGLGIGAGVARIASLIAGVHLAVTWPYVFLSLFVSSAVGILSGWYPASRAARLDPVEALRAD; from the coding sequence ATGAGATTTACCTACACCGTCACCACGGCGGCATCCCTGGCTGTCGCCTCGCTTCGTGCCCACAAGCTGCGCAGTTTCCTGACTCTCCTCGGGGTCATCATCGGAGTCAGCAGCGTCGTCATCGTCGGCGCAGCCATCGAAGGACTCGGCAATTACGCCGAAGAGACCACCTCCAAGGTCTTCGGCAGCGACGGCTACCAGATCGGGCAACTCCTCCAGGTCGGCCGCATGTCGCGCCGCGAACGCATCGAGAAGCTCAAGTACAACCACCAGATCCGCCAGGACGACTACGCTTACCTCCGCCAGACCACCGGAGATCAGGTCCTCTATAGCCCCTACCGCCTGCGCGCCGAAGACATCCACTTCGAGAGCCGCCTGCTCGAGAGCACGTCCATCATCGGCGTCTCCGCCAACCTGGCCGAAATCCGCGAGGTGAACCTCACCGACGGCCGCTTCTTCACAGAGCAGGAAGAGCACAACAAAATAGCCGTCGCCGTCATCGGCGAGGACGTCCGCACCGAGTTCTTCCCAGACCGCTCGCCCCTCGGTAAGATCATCAAGATCAGCGGTTACGAGTTCACCATCATTGGCGTCCAGGAGAAGATCGGCAGCGCCGGAGGCCAGTCGCAGGACAACGTCGCCTTCATTCCGGCCACCGTCTTCAACCGCCTCTACGGACCCGAGAAGTCCATCCTGCTGTTCGCGCGAGCCCGCCCGGAAACCGGCCTCACCCTGGAACAGGCCCTCGATCTCTCGCGCGTCGCCCTCCGCACCCGCTTCAAAGCCCGCCCAGGCAAACCGGACAACTTCGACACCATTACGCCCGATTCCATCCGCGAGTTCATCGGACGCATCATGGGCCTGATCGGAGCCGTGGTCGTGCCCATTACGTGCATCTCCCTGGTCGTCGGCGGCATCGTGATCATGAACATCATGCTCGTCTCCGTCACGGAACGCACCCGCGAGATCGGCGTCCGCAAATCCCTCGGCGCCCGCCGCACGGACCTCATGCTCCAGTTCCTCCTGGAAGCCGTCTTCCTCTCCGCCATCGGCGGCCTCATCGGGCTCGGCATCGGAGCCGGAGTCGCCCGCATCGCCTCCCTCATCGCCGGAGTCCATCTCGCCGTCACCTGGCCTTACGTCTTCCTGTCCCTTTTCGTATCCAGCGCAGTGGGGATCCTCTCCGGCTGGTACCCCGCCTCCCGCGCCGCCCGTCTCGATCCCGTGGAAGCACTGAGGGCCGACTAG
- a CDS encoding ABC transporter permease → MVRMHLGENVNMALDAVWTHRFRSSLTILGIVIGITTVVTVGSLTSGLRAGIVTFFAEFGPNNIFINRFNRDPSAPGSLKEMKRRVILPEYAEYIKLSVRAVEDVSLQLYVTSETSGLITARVPGFETENISLVGYSGNAFTLQPREVKEGRVFTPEEAERGVRICVIGPLVAEALFPDGRSVGRTLSVAGTEYTVIGVFAEAKGGFFGQNGQDTQIVIPYQTARARFPTEDRLILVAQARPGMRDEAFEEIRQLLRRVRRTPAGADDDFGLTTADQIINRLDGILSVIVVVSVALSSLGLLVGGIGVMNIMLVSVTERTKEIGIRKAIGARKGDIIAQFLMEAVTLTGLGGALGVLVSVLLTLIIGKLVPSLPSIVPGWAITLGFGVSVTIGLFFGTWPALKAANLDPVDALRYE, encoded by the coding sequence ATGGTACGCATGCATCTTGGCGAGAACGTCAACATGGCCCTCGATGCGGTCTGGACCCACCGCTTCCGCAGCAGCCTCACCATCCTGGGCATCGTCATCGGCATCACCACGGTGGTCACCGTCGGCAGCCTCACCAGCGGACTGCGCGCCGGCATTGTCACCTTCTTCGCCGAGTTCGGGCCCAACAACATCTTTATCAACCGCTTCAATCGCGACCCCAGCGCCCCCGGCTCCCTCAAGGAGATGAAGCGCCGCGTCATCCTGCCCGAATACGCCGAGTACATCAAGCTCAGCGTGCGGGCCGTCGAGGATGTCAGCCTCCAGCTCTATGTCACCTCCGAAACCAGCGGACTCATCACCGCCCGTGTGCCTGGCTTCGAGACCGAAAACATCAGCCTGGTGGGCTACAGCGGAAACGCCTTCACCCTGCAACCACGCGAGGTGAAGGAAGGACGCGTCTTCACACCCGAGGAGGCGGAGCGCGGAGTCCGCATCTGCGTCATCGGCCCGCTGGTGGCCGAAGCCCTCTTCCCCGACGGCCGCTCCGTCGGCCGCACTCTCAGCGTCGCCGGCACCGAATACACGGTCATCGGAGTCTTCGCGGAAGCCAAAGGCGGCTTCTTCGGCCAGAACGGCCAGGACACCCAGATCGTCATCCCCTACCAGACCGCGCGGGCCCGCTTCCCTACCGAAGACCGGCTGATCCTCGTAGCCCAGGCCCGCCCGGGCATGCGCGACGAGGCCTTTGAGGAGATCCGCCAGTTGCTGCGCCGCGTGCGCCGCACCCCTGCCGGAGCCGACGATGACTTCGGCCTCACCACCGCCGATCAGATCATCAATCGCCTGGACGGAATCCTCAGCGTGATCGTGGTCGTGTCCGTCGCTCTCTCCAGCCTCGGCCTGCTCGTCGGCGGCATTGGAGTCATGAACATCATGCTGGTCTCGGTGACGGAACGAACCAAGGAGATCGGCATCCGCAAAGCCATCGGAGCTCGCAAAGGCGACATCATCGCTCAGTTTCTGATGGAAGCGGTGACCCTGACCGGCCTGGGCGGAGCGTTAGGCGTCCTGGTCTCGGTCCTGTTGACGCTGATCATCGGCAAGCTGGTGCCTTCCCTGCCCTCGATCGTGCCCGGTTGGGCGATCACGCTGGGCTTCGGAGTTTCGGTAACCATCGGTCTCTTCTTCGGAACGTGGCCCGCGTTGAAGGCAGCCAACCTGGACCCGGTAGACGCCCTCCGCTACGAGTAA
- a CDS encoding riboflavin synthase, whose translation MFTGIIEELGIVEAIQPRSTGSRLRVRAPLVCSDAKEGDSICVSGVCLTAVDLKPGSFGADVSPETLTRTSLRLAKVGAPVNLERALLPTTRLGGHIVQGHVDGVGSIVSIDLLGDDNWLLRVRAPQELDRYLAFKGSVAIDGISLTIASIENCEVSVAVIPHTYSHTTLKERKPGDPVNLETDVLAKYVEKMLGQLDVKRSTITLEGLLEQGY comes from the coding sequence ATGTTTACAGGGATCATCGAAGAGCTCGGGATTGTTGAGGCGATTCAGCCGCGATCGACGGGCAGCCGGCTGCGCGTGCGGGCTCCGCTGGTGTGCTCGGATGCAAAAGAGGGCGACAGTATCTGCGTGAGCGGCGTGTGTCTCACCGCTGTGGACCTGAAACCCGGGAGTTTTGGCGCGGATGTGTCGCCGGAGACCTTGACCCGGACGAGCCTGCGGCTGGCCAAGGTGGGCGCTCCGGTGAATCTGGAGCGCGCGCTGCTGCCAACGACACGGCTGGGCGGGCATATCGTGCAAGGGCACGTGGATGGGGTGGGGTCGATTGTTTCCATCGATCTGTTGGGGGATGACAACTGGCTGCTGCGGGTGCGGGCGCCCCAGGAGTTGGACCGGTATCTGGCGTTCAAGGGGTCGGTCGCGATCGACGGGATCAGTTTGACGATTGCCTCGATTGAGAACTGCGAAGTGTCCGTGGCGGTGATTCCCCATACGTACTCGCATACGACGCTGAAGGAGAGGAAGCCGGGGGACCCGGTGAACCTCGAGACGGATGTGCTGGCGAAGTATGTGGAGAAGATGCTGGGGCAGTTGGATGTGAAGCGGTCCACGATTACTCTCGAGGGGCTGCTGGAGCAGGGGTACTGA